A single window of Candidatus Obscuribacter sp. DNA harbors:
- a CDS encoding DUF4388 domain-containing protein — translation MQWQLFCDKSGKRTMLFECVGHDILMVFNQISAAINDLPTSVGRQEESSRVLRARQARAMQAASAEVTVSVTEPDMPKPKLTGTDSDMARLRASTAEHDMSKPKSRGTDADIARPRTDTASSDTPAAATQKAQDLENTLVNFDDQNDDRFKTVETARPVLPKPILSIPDKAAENAEKASRESLKPPQNKPFAPAPVKIESPKAAVPPQKPRGEAKAPSRSEQSGQMAPSGTPPQPASQMSQAAPPSEGFYEEQQVAQYPLHGDLKEIATLQLLQLLKSEQVTGRLRVDAGDDCAVLYLRDGTVVQALLGESTGDDALLQVLQWTDGQFALTAGMRTSGVNVDSTPEELLSHQNKINVLLEYLSAAGMTADSTFVRTKNGVTRDDFYRMVTPKAPVEVDALAELYMTFDGRTTLTDLGDLTELRDLALLQALYHLVSLDLVGFRDVAPVDVSFMAKPAPTIHESSLEAIFEPQSQMPPPPLPQPVIPRVDSNQPSFMPARSASSIIRLASGKPLVEPKVIDGAMIQSVMMSLRRQDTGLFVFPAFLYFLEEEFFRVYRAKGNLSILIFELCELVSTPAGVIKQTLPAATIADASLRIARRKRHTDIVAHYETHNFAVLLPGTGSGGTKVFANKMIKSMGESPLQGAAGKSLSLAVGSASIPEDFTNLNSLLGAAEVAMRHSLETGRLYTAFRDV, via the coding sequence GTGCAGTGGCAGCTCTTTTGTGACAAAAGTGGCAAGCGCACCATGTTATTTGAGTGTGTTGGACACGATATCCTCATGGTCTTTAACCAGATCTCTGCTGCCATCAATGACTTGCCTACCTCGGTAGGACGTCAGGAAGAGTCTTCGAGGGTGCTTAGAGCCCGTCAAGCGCGTGCAATGCAAGCGGCAAGTGCCGAAGTGACTGTCAGTGTCACTGAGCCGGATATGCCCAAGCCAAAATTGACTGGCACCGACTCCGATATGGCGAGATTGCGGGCTAGCACCGCTGAGCATGATATGTCCAAGCCAAAATCGCGCGGTACAGATGCTGATATCGCCAGACCCAGGACTGATACTGCGTCCAGCGATACGCCAGCTGCTGCCACTCAAAAGGCTCAGGATCTAGAGAACACTCTGGTCAATTTTGATGATCAAAATGACGACCGCTTTAAGACAGTAGAAACAGCCAGACCGGTACTGCCCAAGCCAATCCTGTCCATCCCCGATAAAGCTGCCGAAAACGCAGAGAAAGCTAGCCGCGAATCACTAAAGCCGCCGCAAAATAAACCATTTGCTCCCGCTCCGGTCAAAATTGAGTCGCCCAAAGCGGCTGTACCTCCGCAAAAACCAAGAGGCGAAGCCAAAGCCCCATCGAGATCCGAGCAATCGGGTCAAATGGCTCCTTCTGGCACTCCGCCCCAGCCGGCGAGCCAGATGTCTCAAGCTGCGCCACCCTCCGAGGGTTTTTATGAGGAGCAGCAAGTCGCACAGTATCCGCTCCATGGAGATCTCAAAGAGATTGCCACCTTGCAGTTATTGCAGCTACTAAAAAGTGAGCAGGTGACGGGGCGACTGCGCGTCGATGCTGGGGATGATTGTGCGGTGCTCTATCTGAGAGATGGCACTGTTGTCCAGGCGCTCCTTGGTGAGAGCACTGGTGATGATGCGCTTTTGCAGGTTTTGCAATGGACTGACGGGCAGTTTGCCCTCACTGCTGGTATGCGCACATCCGGCGTCAATGTAGACTCCACCCCAGAAGAACTGCTCTCCCATCAAAACAAAATCAATGTGCTGCTCGAGTATCTCAGCGCTGCTGGTATGACTGCCGATAGCACTTTTGTGCGCACCAAAAATGGTGTCACAAGAGATGACTTTTATCGTATGGTCACTCCTAAGGCGCCTGTAGAAGTCGATGCTCTGGCTGAGTTGTATATGACTTTTGATGGTCGCACAACCCTAACCGATTTAGGTGACCTGACTGAGTTGAGAGATCTGGCTTTATTGCAAGCTCTGTATCACCTCGTTTCTCTGGACCTGGTTGGCTTTAGAGATGTCGCTCCAGTCGATGTCTCCTTTATGGCTAAGCCGGCTCCCACTATCCATGAGTCATCATTGGAGGCTATCTTTGAGCCGCAATCACAAATGCCCCCGCCTCCCTTGCCTCAGCCAGTGATACCGAGGGTTGATAGCAATCAACCATCATTTATGCCAGCACGCAGTGCCTCCAGTATCATTCGTCTGGCCAGCGGCAAGCCGCTGGTGGAGCCCAAGGTCATAGATGGCGCCATGATCCAATCGGTGATGATGAGTCTGCGTCGTCAGGATACTGGCTTGTTTGTTTTTCCTGCTTTTCTTTACTTTTTGGAGGAAGAGTTCTTCAGGGTTTACCGTGCCAAGGGTAATCTGTCTATCTTGATATTCGAGCTCTGTGAGCTTGTTTCGACCCCTGCTGGTGTGATTAAACAGACTTTGCCTGCTGCTACCATTGCCGATGCTTCGCTGCGTATCGCTAGACGCAAGAGGCATACAGATATAGTCGCTCACTACGAGACTCACAATTTTGCCGTACTATTGCCTGGTACCGGTAGTGGTGGCACTAAAGTATTTGCCAATAAGATGATCAAATCAATGGGTGAGTCGCCGCTGCAAGGGGCGGCTGGCAAAAGCCTCAGTCTGGCTGTAGGTTCAGCCAGTATTCCTGAGGACTTTACCAACCTCAATAGTCTCCTTGGCGCGGCCGAAGTAGCGATGCGGCACTCACTTGAGACTGGTCGTCTTTATACAGCCTTTAGGGATGTCTGA
- a CDS encoding asparagine synthase C-terminal domain-containing protein produces the protein MEEFARLFEESVRLRLFSEFPVVCHLSGGLDSASVLAMAAKNTTKPVHCFTVTFDQEGYDELAIASAMAQKAGGTLHQVPVTALDIIEHLSDACYFSEGLAVNGHLSAKHMLNKAIHNEGFRVSLTGEGSDEVLAGYPHLRQDLLSLAGDTNKLRDLHAANPMSKGIMLAAGQSLDLQVLQQRLGYIPAFLQAKGTLGYKILSVANADFIEPFRGNDAYGDLLDGFDIAGQLKGRHPVNQSLYIWSKTALANYILRTLGDGVEMGQSLEGRLPFLDHILFEFLRKLPLSLKINGAIEKYILKEALKPYLTTTIYERHKHPFVAPPVSRFADNKVASLVRAKLSSKAFGDLPFYDQNKVLSLFDKLESMPDDERSAVDPVFMTALSYLALKERFAL, from the coding sequence ATAGAAGAATTTGCCAGACTCTTTGAAGAGAGCGTAAGACTCAGGCTGTTTTCAGAATTCCCGGTGGTCTGCCATCTATCCGGCGGGCTAGACTCAGCGTCGGTACTGGCTATGGCCGCCAAAAACACCACAAAGCCAGTGCATTGTTTTACAGTTACTTTTGACCAGGAGGGCTACGATGAGCTGGCTATCGCTAGCGCCATGGCCCAAAAGGCAGGCGGTACTTTGCACCAGGTGCCAGTCACCGCCCTCGATATCATTGAGCACCTCAGTGATGCTTGCTATTTTAGCGAAGGACTGGCGGTCAACGGTCATCTCAGCGCCAAGCACATGCTTAATAAAGCAATCCATAATGAGGGCTTTAGAGTATCTCTCACCGGCGAAGGCTCAGATGAAGTGCTAGCCGGCTATCCCCATCTAAGACAAGATTTGCTCAGTCTGGCAGGTGATACCAATAAACTACGAGACTTACACGCAGCCAACCCGATGTCTAAAGGCATCATGCTAGCGGCAGGACAATCTCTAGACCTGCAAGTATTGCAACAAAGACTGGGTTATATACCAGCATTTCTCCAGGCAAAAGGCACACTGGGCTATAAAATTCTCTCTGTGGCAAATGCGGATTTTATCGAGCCGTTTAGAGGCAACGATGCTTATGGAGACCTGCTTGACGGCTTTGACATAGCCGGTCAACTCAAAGGACGCCATCCAGTCAATCAATCACTCTACATCTGGAGCAAAACTGCCCTGGCCAATTACATCCTGCGCACCTTAGGAGACGGTGTCGAAATGGGGCAATCACTTGAGGGACGCCTGCCGTTTTTGGATCATATATTGTTTGAATTTTTGCGCAAGCTGCCACTCAGTCTCAAGATAAATGGTGCCATCGAAAAGTACATCCTCAAAGAAGCACTCAAACCCTATCTGACAACGACCATCTATGAACGCCACAAGCATCCCTTTGTAGCGCCTCCGGTCAGTCGCTTTGCAGACAACAAAGTAGCAAGCCTGGTCAGAGCCAAATTAAGTAGCAAAGCATTTGGCGACCTGCCCTTTTATGATCAAAACAAAGTCTTGAGCCTCTTTGATAAGCTAGAGTCCATGCCAGATGATGAGCGTAGCGCAGTTGACCCGGTCTTTATGACTGCACTATCATATCTTGCACTCAAAGAGAGGTTTGCCCTTTGA
- a CDS encoding protein kinase has protein sequence MPNPDDSHRADYSFKPGDIVGGNYRIINFIGKGAMGKVYRAQHEMMPREYALKTLNENQVTEESWRRFQVEAQSIARMSHPNVVVIYNLGIHNDFLPYYVMDLLSGESLFDRLNRVEVLSLQEAIPIFTQVCDGLGYAHKKGIVHRDIKPDNIFLLKEPEPSGVSVKIVDFGIAKLSDAKDPKNQQLTKVGEVFGTPFYMSPEQCMGLRVDGRSDIYSLGCALFESLTGTPPFRGINSMETMMMHQNDVPPTLEKASHGTKFPESAEFLIAKALAKEPMDRYQSMEQLKQDLNKILEGKDLNALPYLNLNENKGQANNNNETLWLTGKNDGNTGRQGQSTDRGTLFVDPTGPQDKLRSTASGAYLDRGESAGTAKITRPYSSSPMQDQVETGSQGETGSRRANRSLNIFIVLAATIAVAGGGACAYFILMPPASKPVATATTKLPSVNVTSIPLDTSLKKNMDQFEDMDDFDGGAEIPTTAPKSISDKGFYSSIKMQNGQKTRCFEFPKDFALGAISEFDSNIKGYKSIPIKARGTRSFPVQTKLLFMPSIALTKYPAYLERFQSGDFESVSLRFNGTDEMVMVASKLPGLKELRLFNSKGYTQKACDTICKMKDLESLYIERCKLKGDQLTGIKTLPKLEAVVFSYADGASALIEALKQNPRLKILNLEESPISPKDFSNITSIHSLKYLNLVGTDLSKCNMRSLSNLTNLEQLNIKSPHLPANTADCLARLPNLRVLNAGNSKDEIDLLNKIKELKPGIKTGTTDLHY, from the coding sequence ATGCCCAACCCTGATGACAGTCACCGCGCTGACTATTCGTTTAAGCCAGGCGACATAGTCGGCGGCAATTACCGCATCATCAACTTTATCGGCAAAGGCGCCATGGGCAAAGTCTATCGCGCACAGCATGAGATGATGCCACGCGAGTATGCTCTCAAAACCCTCAACGAAAACCAGGTAACAGAAGAGTCCTGGCGCAGGTTTCAGGTAGAAGCACAATCAATAGCCAGAATGAGCCATCCCAATGTGGTGGTAATTTACAATCTGGGCATACACAACGACTTTTTGCCCTATTACGTAATGGACTTACTGAGCGGCGAGAGCCTCTTTGACAGACTCAACCGAGTAGAAGTCCTCAGCCTGCAAGAAGCGATCCCTATATTTACGCAGGTCTGCGATGGGCTTGGCTATGCCCACAAAAAGGGTATCGTCCACCGAGATATCAAACCTGACAATATTTTTCTACTCAAAGAGCCTGAGCCATCAGGCGTCTCGGTCAAAATTGTAGACTTTGGTATTGCTAAACTTTCTGATGCCAAAGATCCCAAAAACCAACAGCTAACCAAAGTAGGCGAAGTCTTTGGCACTCCCTTTTATATGAGCCCTGAGCAGTGCATGGGCCTCAGAGTAGATGGACGCAGCGACATATACTCACTGGGATGTGCGCTATTTGAGAGTCTTACCGGTACACCGCCTTTTCGCGGCATCAATTCTATGGAAACAATGATGATGCATCAAAACGATGTACCTCCCACTCTAGAAAAAGCATCTCACGGCACAAAGTTCCCAGAGTCAGCAGAGTTTCTCATCGCCAAAGCACTGGCCAAAGAGCCCATGGACAGATATCAATCCATGGAGCAACTAAAACAGGATCTCAACAAAATCCTGGAAGGCAAAGACCTCAATGCGTTGCCCTACCTCAATTTAAACGAGAATAAGGGACAAGCCAACAATAACAACGAGACCCTCTGGCTCACAGGCAAAAACGATGGCAATACTGGACGACAGGGACAAAGTACAGATAGAGGGACACTGTTTGTCGATCCCACCGGACCGCAAGATAAACTGCGCAGCACTGCCAGTGGTGCGTACCTAGACCGAGGAGAGAGTGCGGGTACGGCCAAGATAACAAGACCGTATAGCAGCAGCCCAATGCAGGATCAGGTTGAAACCGGGTCACAGGGTGAGACAGGCAGTCGCCGAGCCAATCGCAGTCTCAATATTTTTATAGTGCTAGCAGCAACAATTGCTGTCGCTGGTGGAGGCGCTTGTGCCTATTTCATTCTGATGCCGCCAGCCAGCAAACCAGTCGCAACAGCAACGACCAAGCTGCCATCAGTCAATGTGACATCAATCCCACTGGATACGTCACTTAAAAAAAACATGGACCAATTTGAAGACATGGACGATTTTGACGGCGGGGCAGAAATCCCCACTACCGCACCAAAATCCATATCTGATAAAGGCTTTTACTCTTCGATTAAGATGCAAAACGGTCAAAAGACACGCTGTTTTGAATTTCCCAAAGACTTCGCCCTGGGAGCGATTTCAGAATTCGATAGCAATATCAAAGGCTATAAATCGATACCAATTAAAGCAAGAGGCACCAGGTCTTTTCCTGTTCAAACAAAGCTGCTCTTTATGCCATCGATAGCGTTGACAAAGTATCCGGCATATCTTGAGCGTTTCCAGTCAGGCGACTTTGAATCAGTCAGCCTGCGCTTTAATGGCACTGATGAAATGGTAATGGTGGCAAGTAAATTACCTGGACTCAAAGAGCTAAGACTTTTCAATTCCAAAGGATATACGCAAAAAGCTTGTGACACTATTTGCAAAATGAAAGATCTAGAATCACTGTACATCGAAAGATGCAAACTGAAGGGAGATCAACTGACGGGGATTAAAACTCTTCCCAAACTTGAGGCAGTTGTCTTTTCCTATGCTGATGGTGCAAGCGCCCTGATTGAGGCGCTAAAGCAAAACCCGAGACTAAAAATACTAAACCTGGAAGAAAGTCCCATAAGCCCTAAAGACTTCTCCAATATCACTTCAATCCACTCTCTCAAGTATCTCAATCTAGTAGGCACAGATTTGAGCAAATGCAATATGAGAAGCTTGAGCAATTTAACCAACCTCGAACAACTCAACATCAAGTCCCCACACCTACCGGCAAACACCGCCGATTGCCTGGCGCGACTGCCCAATTTACGAGTGCTCAACGCTGGAAACAGCAAGGACGAAATTGATTTGCTCAATAAAATAAAAGAACTAAAGCCCGGTATAAAAACTGGCACCACAGATCTACACTATTAA
- a CDS encoding pirin family protein — MNTLQKTRSASTLVPTVRTREGAGFLIRRPFPTHALDQIDPFLLLDHLEPVQLAPGQAKGAPDHPHRGFETVTYLLDGYMEHRDSKGNSGLLSPGDVQWMTAGSGVIHSEMPQQAFKERGGILHGFQLWVNLPRTKKMKAPRYQDTKSGDIPVVSNSDDTVSIKVIAGEALGKAAVIETEIPILYLHLTIKPGASFSQPVPLDHNAFIYVISGTALSDGQQVQADELLLYNQDGQTITISASGDEPLSVLLIAGKPLNEPVARYGPFVMNTKEEISQAMRDYQDGTFGEIRHP; from the coding sequence ATGAACACTCTACAAAAAACCAGATCTGCCAGTACCCTGGTCCCCACAGTGCGGACCAGGGAGGGAGCGGGCTTCTTGATCAGACGCCCCTTCCCCACTCATGCTCTCGATCAGATCGATCCCTTTTTATTGCTTGATCATTTAGAACCAGTACAACTGGCTCCCGGACAAGCCAAAGGTGCACCAGATCATCCTCACCGCGGATTTGAGACAGTCACTTATCTGCTCGATGGGTATATGGAGCACCGCGACTCTAAAGGCAACTCCGGCTTGCTCAGCCCTGGCGATGTCCAGTGGATGACAGCTGGCTCTGGAGTAATCCACTCCGAGATGCCACAGCAAGCGTTCAAAGAGCGCGGCGGCATTTTGCATGGCTTCCAGCTCTGGGTCAATTTGCCACGCACAAAAAAAATGAAAGCACCGCGCTATCAAGACACAAAATCTGGCGATATTCCGGTTGTATCAAACAGCGATGATACTGTCTCTATCAAGGTTATAGCTGGCGAAGCACTCGGCAAAGCAGCCGTCATCGAAACCGAAATACCGATACTCTATCTACATTTGACCATAAAGCCTGGCGCTAGTTTTAGTCAGCCTGTGCCACTTGATCACAACGCATTTATCTACGTCATAAGCGGCACAGCGCTCTCAGACGGTCAGCAAGTGCAGGCTGATGAGCTGTTACTCTACAATCAAGATGGACAGACAATCACTATCTCAGCCTCAGGAGATGAGCCATTGAGTGTCTTACTTATTGCTGGCAAACCTCTAAACGAGCCGGTTGCGCGCTACGGTCCTTTTGTCATGAATACAAAAGAAGAAATCAGCCAAGCGATGCGCGACTATCAAGATGGCACTTTTGGTGAGATCAGACATCCCTAA
- a CDS encoding amino acid adenylation domain-containing protein has translation MTTSLAPLTILDRLAKVVHSRPDHAAVVVCGTDTYSYKQLWQDASYMASCLKHAGIGKECIVAIALPKSYQYLAAVLGTWMAGAAFVPVDTTMPLERVAHILKESLAFNGGHVIGAFVPTSERSKLQALLPELLLMPLEAPDNYKPLGIGQIIDTNADVDKSCASNLHLESNAFCPAKLAPQDLAYVIFTSGSTGQPKGVLVEHRGLVNLLDEQISAFAIDGNTRSLFYLSTNFDASISDFGTALAAGATLYIEQPADLTPGKALFDLIKARGITYVDIPPSALRLMDPELLPDCLKSIVIGGEVCPRDVVTAFAKKLRLICVYGPTEATVCTSWTHCLSDLWQAPLIGKPINGIKYIVVDAHGKPVDAGTAGELYISGSGLARGYLNNPSLTNERFVTINGERYYLSRDTVVETADGNYEFLGRVDRQLKLRGLLIEPEEIEKHLAEHKQIARAAVLKRSMPDNPERHVLVAFVQASNSEQKRPDSIELREHLTKSLPRWMLPQRYQWIESMPETTSGKVDVKALGQIALTRTINQSRPGAGTQSELAQKLSQAVEQLLGYDHLQDEDNLFDLGLDSLAVIELSATLSSLGVEISPHTIFQNPTIKTLVATISRDSKAQGTDSDHNRDALKANYLRQDVFDSPLFKELETIAASRPKDKQKTSNCLLVTGATGFLGARILQLLLAQPCPDNDRVIYALVRADDDLAAGQRLIAAATASDREQITGAIKQKRLLPLAGDILSPTFGLSTVQYQHLAATVDCIVHLAARVNMVQPYNLLKDDNVAGSLNLARLALTGKSKNMHYASTLSVFVSTDKNTGRAMESDCLDDTETIWGGYGQSKWIAEVALRKLSSQSFNLNTYRLGLITGDTADGTTGSHDFLAMFIRGLRALGCVPQEALTELGSKLALDITPVDWAAGAMAALILHQNGANQTYHLANEEPLSLKRLAQLFIKTDRDLPLLKMSQLQSRQSTFNQEAAAAYLSLCRLYDGNLKQFANHRVMDLFQATDIKFDCQNSKQALSSLTDGKVSHTCPQATDELISLYIRQALR, from the coding sequence ATGACCACAAGCCTGGCACCACTGACGATATTGGACAGACTGGCCAAGGTCGTACACAGTCGCCCGGACCATGCAGCAGTGGTAGTCTGTGGCACAGATACTTATAGTTACAAGCAGCTCTGGCAAGACGCTAGCTACATGGCGTCCTGTCTTAAACATGCCGGTATTGGCAAAGAATGTATCGTAGCTATTGCTCTACCCAAGTCATATCAATATCTAGCGGCGGTCCTGGGCACATGGATGGCAGGAGCGGCGTTTGTACCTGTGGACACCACCATGCCTCTGGAGCGTGTTGCCCATATATTAAAAGAGTCGCTCGCATTTAATGGCGGTCATGTGATTGGGGCCTTTGTTCCAACCAGCGAGCGCTCCAAACTTCAAGCACTTTTGCCTGAGCTGCTTTTGATGCCGCTTGAGGCCCCGGACAATTACAAGCCCCTGGGCATAGGTCAAATCATAGACACTAATGCCGATGTCGATAAGAGTTGTGCTAGCAATCTGCACCTGGAGTCAAATGCTTTTTGTCCAGCAAAACTAGCGCCGCAAGACCTCGCCTATGTGATTTTTACCTCTGGTAGTACAGGTCAGCCCAAAGGTGTACTGGTCGAGCATAGAGGTCTGGTCAATCTGCTTGATGAGCAAATCAGCGCCTTTGCCATAGACGGCAATACGCGCTCACTATTTTATCTATCCACAAACTTTGACGCTTCTATTTCGGATTTTGGCACTGCTCTTGCGGCTGGCGCCACACTATACATAGAGCAACCAGCAGATCTCACACCTGGCAAAGCATTATTTGACCTGATCAAAGCCCGTGGCATCACCTATGTAGACATACCGCCAAGTGCGCTGAGACTGATGGACCCGGAGCTATTACCAGACTGTCTAAAGTCAATTGTGATTGGCGGCGAAGTCTGTCCTAGAGATGTTGTCACAGCCTTTGCCAAAAAGCTCAGACTGATATGTGTCTATGGACCGACAGAAGCCACTGTTTGTACAAGCTGGACGCACTGTCTGTCCGACCTATGGCAGGCACCACTAATTGGCAAACCGATAAATGGTATCAAATACATAGTTGTGGACGCCCATGGCAAACCTGTAGATGCAGGCACGGCTGGTGAATTGTATATCAGCGGCAGCGGACTGGCACGCGGTTATCTAAACAATCCATCTCTCACAAACGAACGCTTTGTCACCATAAACGGTGAGCGCTACTATCTCAGTCGCGATACTGTCGTAGAGACAGCTGATGGTAATTATGAGTTTTTAGGCAGAGTAGATAGACAGCTCAAGCTAAGAGGACTTTTGATTGAGCCCGAAGAAATCGAAAAGCATCTAGCCGAACACAAACAAATTGCCCGGGCAGCTGTACTCAAAAGAAGCATGCCAGACAATCCAGAGCGCCATGTCCTGGTGGCCTTTGTCCAGGCAAGTAATAGCGAGCAAAAACGCCCTGACAGTATTGAACTAAGAGAGCATCTGACAAAGAGCCTGCCTCGCTGGATGTTGCCACAGCGCTACCAGTGGATAGAGAGCATGCCCGAGACCACAAGCGGCAAAGTTGACGTCAAGGCGCTAGGACAAATCGCTCTCACCAGGACAATCAATCAGAGCCGTCCAGGGGCTGGTACTCAATCAGAATTGGCACAAAAATTAAGTCAGGCAGTGGAGCAACTACTGGGCTATGACCATTTACAAGACGAAGACAATCTCTTTGATCTAGGACTCGATAGCCTGGCAGTTATTGAGCTTTCGGCGACTCTCTCCAGCCTGGGCGTTGAGATATCACCGCATACAATATTTCAAAATCCCACAATCAAAACACTCGTCGCCACTATCAGTCGTGACAGCAAAGCGCAGGGGACTGATAGTGACCACAATCGAGACGCACTAAAAGCCAACTATTTGCGTCAGGATGTATTTGATAGCCCGCTGTTTAAAGAGCTAGAGACAATCGCCGCGAGCCGCCCTAAAGACAAGCAAAAGACCAGTAACTGCTTACTTGTCACTGGTGCTACTGGATTTTTGGGCGCGCGTATATTACAGCTGTTACTAGCACAACCTTGCCCAGACAATGACCGAGTCATCTATGCCCTGGTCAGAGCAGACGACGACCTAGCGGCCGGACAAAGACTGATTGCCGCGGCCACAGCCAGTGACAGAGAGCAAATCACAGGGGCAATAAAACAAAAGCGCCTGCTACCACTCGCTGGCGATATTTTATCGCCGACTTTTGGCTTAAGCACAGTCCAGTACCAGCATCTCGCTGCTACCGTGGATTGTATCGTCCATCTAGCGGCCCGGGTCAATATGGTCCAGCCCTATAACTTACTCAAAGACGACAATGTCGCAGGCAGCCTCAATCTAGCCAGACTGGCATTGACTGGCAAAAGTAAAAACATGCATTATGCCTCCACTCTATCAGTCTTTGTCAGCACGGATAAAAACACAGGTAGGGCAATGGAGAGCGATTGCCTGGACGACACAGAGACAATCTGGGGCGGCTATGGCCAGAGCAAATGGATTGCCGAAGTAGCTCTGCGTAAGTTATCAAGCCAGAGCTTTAATCTCAATACCTACCGCCTTGGACTGATTACCGGTGATACCGCCGATGGCACTACTGGCAGTCACGACTTTTTGGCTATGTTTATACGTGGTCTAAGAGCTCTGGGATGCGTGCCACAAGAGGCATTAACAGAGTTGGGCAGCAAGTTAGCGCTGGATATCACCCCGGTAGACTGGGCCGCGGGGGCTATGGCAGCCCTAATCCTCCATCAAAATGGAGCCAATCAGACTTATCATCTAGCTAACGAGGAGCCGCTCTCGCTCAAGCGATTGGCTCAGCTATTTATCAAAACAGACAGAGACCTACCTCTACTAAAGATGTCTCAATTACAAAGCAGACAAAGCACATTTAACCAGGAAGCAGCAGCAGCATATCTCAGTCTCTGCAGGCTATATGACGGCAATCTCAAACAATTTGCAAACCACCGCGTGATGGATTTGTTTCAAGCCACAGATATCAAATTTGACTGTCAAAATAGCAAGCAAGCCTTATCGAGCCTAACCGATGGCAAGGTCAGCCACACCTGTCCTCAAGCCACTGATGAGCTTATTAGTCTCTATATCAGACAGGCTCTAAGATGA
- a CDS encoding methyltransferase domain-containing protein: protein MIDTAKDKWWQSFYQDTPFIAYLDQAHREDLEPILQFLHGLVSLDKNTHLFDQCCGVGSVSLPLAAQSVKVTGVDICPQFIDEAKRRAAALPASSRASYHLADATEFLPDTACDIAVNLYTSFGYADDSVNQAMLNQAHASLKAGAPFVLDYPNMYSILGVFRKHIVKHLETVSGPITVTRQSTLDHLNGRLLQQWTFIQPDGTRTTRNSSLAIYLPHQVKEMLLKAGFETVALYGGFDGQALSSDSVRCLAVAR from the coding sequence TTGATTGATACGGCAAAAGACAAGTGGTGGCAGTCCTTTTATCAAGACACACCTTTTATCGCCTACCTGGACCAGGCCCATAGAGAGGACCTGGAGCCAATTTTGCAGTTTTTGCATGGACTAGTTAGTCTCGACAAAAACACCCATCTCTTTGATCAATGCTGCGGTGTCGGCTCGGTCAGCCTGCCTCTAGCAGCTCAATCAGTAAAAGTTACTGGCGTCGATATCTGCCCCCAGTTTATAGACGAAGCCAAAAGAAGAGCAGCCGCACTACCAGCAAGCAGCAGGGCAAGTTATCATCTCGCTGATGCCACAGAATTTTTACCTGATACCGCCTGTGATATCGCTGTCAACTTATATACTAGCTTTGGTTACGCTGATGATAGCGTCAATCAAGCCATGCTAAACCAGGCCCACGCTAGCCTCAAAGCTGGCGCGCCATTTGTCCTGGACTATCCCAATATGTATAGTATTTTAGGCGTTTTTCGCAAGCATATAGTCAAGCACTTAGAGACAGTAAGTGGACCAATAACAGTTACCCGCCAATCTACGCTCGATCATCTAAATGGACGGCTTTTGCAGCAGTGGACCTTTATCCAGCCCGATGGCACCCGCACCACTCGCAATAGCTCCCTGGCGATTTACCTGCCGCATCAGGTCAAAGAGATGCTCTTAAAAGCAGGCTTTGAGACAGTAGCACTATACGGCGGTTTTGACGGACAGGCGCTAAGTAGCGACTCGGTACGCTGTCTGGCTGTTGCCAGATGA
- a CDS encoding septal ring lytic transglycosylase RlpA family protein, with protein sequence MSRLLLVVLIICLSGAEPVWSDDLVKDSSLDADTQSTETQAVAEPPAKAGELKAIPVSRPANKAKVATPVSECVARETKAVAASKGPKFHGMADYYHHSMYGNKTASGKVLHKHLKTAAHRTLPFGTKVRVTNKSNGKSCVVVVNDRGPFTPSKIIDLSHAAAVELGMLQAGTCKVTCEVLD encoded by the coding sequence ATGTCGAGACTTTTGCTTGTGGTATTGATTATCTGTCTATCTGGCGCTGAGCCGGTGTGGTCTGACGACCTGGTAAAAGATAGCAGTCTTGACGCCGATACACAATCCACTGAGACACAAGCTGTGGCTGAACCCCCGGCAAAAGCGGGAGAGTTAAAAGCAATACCGGTGAGCCGACCTGCGAACAAAGCCAAAGTTGCCACGCCAGTAAGTGAGTGCGTTGCGCGAGAGACAAAGGCGGTTGCTGCTAGCAAAGGTCCAAAATTTCACGGCATGGCTGACTACTATCACCACAGTATGTATGGCAATAAGACCGCCTCTGGCAAAGTCTTGCATAAACATCTCAAGACTGCCGCCCACAGGACCCTGCCCTTTGGCACCAAGGTGCGGGTGACCAATAAATCAAATGGCAAATCTTGTGTCGTTGTTGTAAACGACCGTGGGCCCTTTACGCCCAGCAAAATTATTGATCTTTCGCATGCAGCAGCGGTGGAGCTTGGTATGCTACAAGCTGGTACCTGCAAAGTTACCTGCGAAGTCCTCGATTAG